The genomic region ACAGGCACATAGTAAGACTCGGTGGCCCACTCTTTGAGGTTGTCGGGCTTCATGAGGAATTTCCAGAACTCCATCACCCCTTTGGCCTGTGCATCCGATGCCGATTTCATGACTGCAAACTGGCCTTCTCCAGCAATGGTGGAGCCGGGCAGGGGATAGGCCGACACCTGCAAATTCAGGTAATTGGGATTCTTGAAGGCCAGAGGGAAAGCACTGCTGGGCGCCACCACCATGAAAGTTTTGGTGCGCAGGAAATCAATCACGGCATTCTGGATTTCGCTGGTGCTTCTGGGAATCAGGGCTTTTTTGTTTTTCAGGTTGACCAGTTGTTGCAGGCTTTCTTGCACCACAGGGTCGGTCAGGTTGGGTTTGTTGTCTTTTACGAGGTCTCCGCCCTGACTGTAGACCATGGAAGCAAAAATCCACGATTCCGTGATGAAAGAAACCCCACTGGTCCCCCGAGAGGTCAGTTTCTGGGCCGCAGCATAAAACTCGGGCCAGGTGTCGGGCAGGGCCACATTTTTGGCTTTGAAAGCAGCACCGTTGAAGAAAATCAGCATGCTGCTGGCAGCCCAAGGCAACCCGAAACGACCGTCTTTGTTTTTGCCCACATTCCAGGCCACCGGATAGATGTCAGAGACCAGAGCATCTGGTAGACCTTGTGCCAGTTTGTCGAGGTCTTTGAGTTGACCGCTTTGCATCAGGCGCACAAAAAAGGCATTGTCAATCAGGATGGCAGGAGGGGTGTTGTTGGCCCTCACCCCTGCAATGATTTTCTGTCCCATCTCTTTGTAGCCCCCTGCGTACTCGGGTTTGATGACATATTCGTCCTGGGATTTGTTGAATTCGGTGGCAAACTTGTTCAGCATGGCAGGAGAGGGATCGGCCAGCAGGTAGTGCCAGAGTTTGATTTCGGTTTTGGCTTGAGCGCCCCCGAGCAGGAGCAGCATCAGAACAGACAGTCGTTTCATGCCTGAAATTGTACGTGCAAAACAGGTTAGAAGTTGCACAAAGCGCACAATCCGTTTTGAAATCCATTCGGGAAAGCCGCTTTTCAGACAGACTTTGTGAAAGCCTGCTTGAGAATGTTGTTCCATAGAAAATCAGGTGAGTGGCTTTGATGGTCTTTGAAGCGCTTTCACTTGCGTTCAAAGGCTTTTTCGCCCATCAGGAGGTACGCCATGTAGGCCAGACGCTCACGGTTCGAGTAATTCTCCAGAAAGGTCTTGCTGGTGTTGGCAGGCAAGGGACTGGGGCTCGGACTGGCTTTCATTCCGAGGTCTTTGGCAATCGCAAGGGCTCTGGGCATGTGGATCGAATCGGTGACCACACTGACCGGGGTTTTCACCCACGCTCTGGCATTTTTGAGGTTTTCATAGGTGTTTCGGCTGGTGGTTTCCGCAAAGATTTTCTGTGCAGGAATGCCCCTCTGGATCAGGAATTTGCGGCCTGATTCGCCTTCAGAGAATCTGTCTCCTTCGGCTTTGCCTCCGGTCACGATGATGCAGTGCACTTTGCCGGTTTTGTACAGACCCAGTGCATGTTCCAGACGGCTTTTGAAAACCGGGGAGGGTTTTCCGTTGTACTGTGCTGCGCCCAGCACAATCACGGTGGGTTGGGGAACCGGCAGATTTGCAGGGCTTGCATGGGGGAGTCCCATCATCAACAACGTCAAAATTCCCACTTGTGACCCCTGTGCACGCATCCTGCCATCAACTCCGACCCTCATACTACGTTGCAAGCCAGAGGAATGGAAGGGTGCGGAAATTTAGATTTGTGCCCTGTGCTTTCGGTTTCTGCTTGTGTCTATGTTGATCGGATGCGCTTCGTTGACATGGGGTAAAATCTCTTTGCGAACAACAACAGGAGGCACACATGGGTGGGATTCAAGCAGGACAGATCTGGCTGAACGGCAAACTGGTTCCTCAGGAGGAGGCCCGCATTTCGGT from Deinococcus misasensis DSM 22328 harbors:
- a CDS encoding extracellular solute-binding protein is translated as MKRLSVLMLLLLGGAQAKTEIKLWHYLLADPSPAMLNKFATEFNKSQDEYVIKPEYAGGYKEMGQKIIAGVRANNTPPAILIDNAFFVRLMQSGQLKDLDKLAQGLPDALVSDIYPVAWNVGKNKDGRFGLPWAASSMLIFFNGAAFKAKNVALPDTWPEFYAAAQKLTSRGTSGVSFITESWIFASMVYSQGGDLVKDNKPNLTDPVVQESLQQLVNLKNKKALIPRSTSEIQNAVIDFLRTKTFMVVAPSSAFPLAFKNPNYLNLQVSAYPLPGSTIAGEGQFAVMKSASDAQAKGVMEFWKFLMKPDNLKEWATESYYVPVRKSVAKQVTSDPILAAAVKSFERSQNLPAFPQLDDWRLDLEIAIEKALKGNVPVEQALKEAQQNALK
- a CDS encoding YdcF family protein, whose protein sequence is MGILTLLMMGLPHASPANLPVPQPTVIVLGAAQYNGKPSPVFKSRLEHALGLYKTGKVHCIIVTGGKAEGDRFSEGESGRKFLIQRGIPAQKIFAETTSRNTYENLKNARAWVKTPVSVVTDSIHMPRALAIAKDLGMKASPSPSPLPANTSKTFLENYSNRERLAYMAYLLMGEKAFERK